The Pyrococcus kukulkanii genome contains a region encoding:
- a CDS encoding OsmC family protein: protein MAKYKELEIKVVGKAVSPTKTKVKAGNYEIIMDKLGGEAPSPIEYVIAALVGCINIVGHMVAKDMGFEIKNLEIEVTGIFNPAKFMGQNGDRAGFKSIKAIVKVDADVDEETLKEWLKRVEERCPVSDNLANPTPTEVVVKRV from the coding sequence ATGGCAAAATATAAAGAGTTAGAGATCAAGGTTGTCGGAAAAGCAGTTTCACCAACAAAAACTAAAGTAAAGGCCGGAAATTACGAAATAATTATGGATAAGTTAGGAGGAGAGGCCCCATCTCCAATTGAGTACGTCATTGCAGCCCTTGTAGGTTGCATAAACATAGTGGGGCACATGGTCGCCAAGGATATGGGGTTTGAAATTAAGAACCTTGAAATTGAAGTTACCGGAATATTTAACCCAGCAAAGTTTATGGGCCAAAATGGGGACAGGGCAGGTTTCAAATCTATAAAGGCGATTGTTAAGGTTGACGCCGACGTAGACGAAGAAACCTTAAAGGAATGGCTCAAGAGAGTAGAAGAGAGATGCCCAGTTAGTGATAACCTTGCAAACCCAACTCCCACTGAAGTTGTAGTCAAAAGGGTCTAA
- a CDS encoding MEMO1 family protein, which translates to MIRYPAVAGQFYPAGDELIEILEKFFSDLGEEGSERRITAGIAPHAGYIFSGYTASRTYKAIYEDGLPETFVILGPNHTGMGSPIAVYPGGEWETPLGRVKVDDEMAKAIVELSNIADLDDLAHRYEHSIEVQLPFIQYLAELAGKDFTIVPITLGIQDEDVAETLGKAVYEASQSLGRDVVVIASTDFMHYGYFYGYVPFTGRAEELPNMVKEWDMRVIRRILDFDVKGMFEEIRAMNHTMCGPGGVGVGIVYSKLMDAVEAELLHYTTSFEVSRSTDAIVGYASIVMRR; encoded by the coding sequence ATGATAAGGTATCCAGCCGTGGCAGGCCAATTCTATCCTGCAGGTGATGAGCTTATAGAGATTCTCGAGAAGTTCTTCAGCGACCTTGGTGAGGAGGGAAGCGAGAGAAGGATCACCGCGGGAATTGCTCCTCACGCTGGCTACATATTCTCAGGTTATACAGCCTCGAGAACGTACAAGGCTATATACGAAGATGGCCTTCCAGAGACCTTCGTGATCCTGGGACCGAACCACACGGGCATGGGCTCTCCAATAGCGGTTTATCCTGGGGGAGAGTGGGAGACTCCCCTTGGAAGGGTTAAGGTTGACGATGAGATGGCAAAAGCCATCGTCGAGCTTTCAAACATTGCAGATCTTGACGATCTAGCCCACCGCTACGAGCACTCAATCGAAGTTCAGCTACCCTTCATCCAGTACCTTGCAGAGCTAGCCGGGAAGGATTTCACCATAGTTCCAATAACTCTGGGAATTCAGGATGAAGATGTGGCCGAAACTTTGGGTAAGGCTGTTTATGAGGCATCGCAATCACTTGGAAGGGACGTTGTTGTCATAGCATCAACGGACTTCATGCACTACGGCTACTTCTACGGCTACGTTCCCTTTACTGGGAGGGCCGAAGAGCTACCAAACATGGTCAAGGAATGGGACATGAGAGTCATAAGGAGGATTCTCGACTTTGACGTTAAGGGAATGTTCGAGGAGATTAGGGCTATGAACCACACCATGTGCGGTCCTGGGGGAGTTGGGGTTGGAATAGTGTACTCAAAGCTGATGGATGCAGTTGAGGCTGAGCTACTCCACTACACCACTAGCTTTGAGGTCAGCAGGAGCACTGATGCCATAGTTGGCTACGCGAGCATAGTGATGAGGAGGTAA
- a CDS encoding ATP-dependent DNA ligase: MRYLELAQLYQKLEKTTMKLIKTRLVADFLKKVPDDHLEFIPYLILGDVFPEWDERELGVGEKLLIKAVAMATGVDAKEIENSVKDTGDLGESIALAVKKRKQRSFFSQPLTIKRVYQTLVKVAETTGEGSQEKKMKYLANLFMDAEPIEAKYIARTVLGTMRTGVAEGLLRDAIALAFHVKVELVERAYMLTSDFGFVAKVAKLEGNEGLAKVTIQIGKPIKPMLAQQAANIKEALLEMGGEAEFEIKYDGARVQVHKDGDRIIVYSRRLENVTRAIPEIVEAIKEAVKPEKAIVEGELVAIGENGRPLPFQYVLRRFRRKHNIEEMMKKIPLELNLFDVLYVDGASMIDTKFIDRRKKLEEIVEPNGKIKIAENLITKKVEEAEAFYKKALEMGHEGLMAKRLDAVYEPGNRGKKWLKIKPTMENLDLVIIGAEWGEGRRAHLLGSFILGAYDPETGEFLEVGKVGSGFTDEDLVEFTKMLKPLIIKEEGKRVWVEPKIVIEVTYQEIQKSPKYRSGFALRFPRYVALRDDKGPEDADTIERIAQLYELQERMKGKV, encoded by the coding sequence ATGAGGTACCTTGAGCTGGCCCAACTCTATCAAAAGTTAGAGAAAACCACCATGAAGCTGATAAAGACCAGACTTGTTGCAGATTTTCTTAAAAAAGTTCCAGACGATCACCTTGAATTTATTCCATACCTAATCCTTGGAGACGTCTTTCCAGAGTGGGACGAGAGAGAACTGGGCGTTGGCGAGAAGTTGCTCATAAAGGCCGTTGCCATGGCAACGGGCGTTGATGCTAAGGAAATAGAGAACTCTGTGAAAGATACCGGTGATCTAGGAGAAAGCATAGCACTTGCCGTGAAGAAAAGAAAGCAAAGGAGCTTCTTCTCGCAACCACTAACGATCAAGAGAGTATATCAAACCCTAGTTAAGGTTGCAGAAACAACGGGAGAGGGAAGTCAAGAAAAGAAGATGAAGTACTTGGCAAACCTCTTCATGGATGCCGAACCAATTGAAGCAAAGTACATAGCGAGAACAGTCCTGGGAACCATGAGAACTGGTGTCGCTGAGGGCTTACTAAGGGATGCTATAGCATTGGCATTCCACGTTAAGGTAGAGCTCGTTGAGAGGGCGTACATGCTGACAAGTGATTTTGGATTCGTAGCTAAGGTTGCAAAGTTAGAGGGTAACGAAGGATTAGCAAAGGTTACGATACAGATAGGAAAGCCAATAAAGCCAATGCTGGCACAGCAAGCCGCCAACATAAAGGAAGCCCTTCTCGAGATGGGCGGGGAGGCCGAGTTCGAGATAAAGTATGATGGAGCTAGAGTGCAGGTTCATAAAGATGGAGACAGGATAATAGTTTACTCAAGAAGGCTGGAAAACGTCACGAGAGCAATTCCGGAGATAGTGGAGGCTATAAAAGAGGCAGTAAAGCCAGAAAAGGCAATTGTTGAAGGAGAACTCGTGGCGATAGGGGAGAACGGAAGACCACTACCTTTCCAGTATGTCCTAAGGAGGTTTAGGAGGAAGCATAACATAGAGGAGATGATGAAGAAGATACCGCTCGAACTAAACCTCTTCGACGTTCTCTACGTTGATGGTGCCAGCATGATAGACACCAAGTTCATAGATAGGAGGAAGAAACTCGAGGAGATAGTAGAGCCGAACGGAAAGATAAAGATAGCCGAGAATTTAATAACGAAGAAAGTCGAAGAGGCGGAGGCATTCTACAAGAAGGCCCTCGAGATGGGGCATGAGGGGCTAATGGCGAAGAGGCTCGATGCAGTTTACGAGCCAGGTAACAGAGGTAAGAAGTGGCTCAAAATAAAGCCAACTATGGAAAACCTCGACCTCGTTATAATCGGAGCAGAGTGGGGAGAGGGACGGAGAGCACACTTACTAGGATCGTTCATCCTGGGGGCCTATGATCCAGAAACCGGGGAATTCCTTGAAGTCGGAAAGGTCGGAAGCGGATTCACGGACGAAGACCTAGTGGAGTTTACCAAGATGCTGAAACCCCTGATCATCAAAGAAGAAGGAAAGAGGGTGTGGGTCGAGCCGAAGATAGTTATTGAAGTGACATACCAGGAGATACAGAAGAGCCCCAAGTATAGGAGCGGATTCGCCCTAAGGTTTCCCAGGTACGTTGCCCTGAGAGACGACAAGGGGCCAGAGGATGCGGATACAATAGAAAGGATAGCCCAGCTGTACGAGTTGCAGGAAAGAATGAAAGGAAAAGTTTAA
- a CDS encoding isopentenyl phosphate kinase, protein MMIIKIGGSVLSDKTRKFHFRAEVVKRIAYELSRFFPEEKFIVVHGGGSFGHPLAQKFGIREGLRDYSSRHGFIVTHLAMLDLTSRVAKCFLENSLPAFPISSSSIFITENGRIVKGSLQVVRGAIEREFIPLLFGDVSFDLKKGIEIVSGDEIILHLAKEFKPEKVIFLMDVDGIYDRYPGGQLLREIKVSDLENLKVQGSAGIDVTGGIRKKLEVAKELTRYTQEVWFVNGLIKDRLSEAIIGNALGTIVMP, encoded by the coding sequence ATGATGATCATAAAGATTGGTGGTAGTGTTCTAAGTGATAAGACGAGGAAGTTCCACTTTAGGGCGGAAGTCGTAAAGAGAATAGCGTACGAGCTCTCGAGGTTCTTCCCCGAGGAGAAGTTTATAGTGGTTCACGGTGGTGGTAGCTTCGGCCATCCCCTAGCTCAAAAGTTTGGGATCAGGGAGGGGCTAAGGGATTACTCAAGTAGGCACGGCTTCATTGTTACCCATCTAGCAATGCTTGACTTAACTTCGAGGGTTGCCAAGTGCTTCCTCGAAAACAGCCTCCCAGCCTTTCCAATCTCAAGCTCTTCCATATTCATAACTGAGAACGGCAGGATAGTTAAAGGATCCCTCCAGGTAGTTAGAGGGGCCATTGAGAGGGAGTTCATTCCTCTCCTGTTTGGTGATGTCTCCTTTGACTTAAAGAAGGGAATAGAGATAGTTTCTGGGGATGAAATAATCCTCCACTTAGCGAAAGAGTTCAAGCCTGAGAAGGTAATATTCCTGATGGACGTCGACGGTATCTACGATAGGTATCCTGGGGGCCAACTTCTGAGGGAAATCAAGGTTTCTGACCTAGAGAATCTTAAGGTTCAGGGTTCAGCTGGAATTGACGTCACGGGGGGGATAAGGAAGAAGCTTGAGGTTGCAAAAGAACTCACAAGGTACACCCAAGAAGTGTGGTTCGTTAATGGGTTGATAAAAGATAGGTTAAGCGAGGCGATAATTGGGAATGCTCTAGGCACTATCGTCATGCCTTAA
- a CDS encoding mevalonate kinase produces the protein MRVLASAPAKIILFGEHSVVYGKPAIAAAINLRTYVEAELRRDDRIRIEAHDIKVPGLTVSFSENEIYFESDYGKAAEVLSYVRQAIELAMEEAGVRKGINVSITSQIPVGAGLGSSAAVAVATIGAVSKLLGLELTREEVAKLGHKVELLVQGASSGIDPTVSAIGGFLYYEKGNFEHLPFMELPIVVGYTGSSGSTKELVAMVRRRYESMPELIVPILNAMGKLVEKAKEVITSELDEEEKFAKLGELMNINHGLLDALGVSTKKLSELVYAARTAGALGAKITGAGGGGCMYALAPGKQREVATAITIAGGTPMITEISREGLRIEEVIK, from the coding sequence TTGAGGGTTCTTGCCTCGGCTCCCGCTAAAATAATCTTGTTCGGCGAGCACAGTGTCGTCTATGGGAAGCCCGCGATAGCCGCTGCCATAAATCTAAGGACGTACGTTGAGGCCGAGCTGAGGAGGGATGATAGAATAAGGATAGAGGCCCATGACATTAAGGTTCCTGGGCTTACGGTCTCTTTCTCGGAGAACGAGATATACTTCGAGAGCGATTACGGTAAAGCTGCCGAGGTCCTAAGCTACGTGAGACAGGCCATAGAATTGGCCATGGAGGAAGCTGGAGTTAGGAAGGGGATTAACGTTTCGATAACCTCCCAAATTCCTGTTGGTGCCGGTTTGGGTTCTTCAGCGGCCGTTGCCGTGGCAACTATTGGAGCAGTTTCAAAGCTTTTAGGTTTGGAACTCACGCGGGAGGAAGTGGCAAAGCTGGGCCACAAGGTTGAACTCTTAGTTCAGGGGGCTTCCAGTGGAATTGATCCTACGGTTTCTGCCATAGGGGGTTTCCTGTACTATGAGAAGGGCAACTTCGAACATCTCCCCTTCATGGAGCTACCGATAGTCGTTGGATACACAGGTTCAAGCGGTTCAACTAAAGAGCTAGTGGCTATGGTTAGGAGGAGATACGAGAGCATGCCTGAGCTGATAGTCCCCATACTCAACGCGATGGGAAAGCTAGTGGAGAAAGCAAAGGAGGTAATAACATCGGAACTCGACGAGGAGGAGAAGTTCGCCAAGCTTGGAGAGCTAATGAACATAAATCACGGCCTTCTGGATGCCTTGGGAGTTTCAACTAAAAAGCTCAGTGAGCTAGTTTACGCCGCAAGAACCGCTGGAGCACTCGGGGCCAAGATAACTGGGGCTGGAGGAGGGGGGTGTATGTACGCTCTGGCCCCAGGAAAGCAACGAGAAGTTGCAACTGCAATCACGATAGCAGGAGGAACCCCGATGATAACAGAGATCAGCAGGGAAGGATTGAGAATAGAGGAGGTCATAAAATGA
- a CDS encoding lipoate protein ligase C-terminal domain-containing protein, protein MKLVGEHKAKKGLIRMEIEEERGIVKNIVISGDFFIYPEDIVEELEKHLVGKKLEKLEAAIEDFFSVRHDVEMPYLNVEDFKIALRKALEEYRWEGS, encoded by the coding sequence ATGAAGCTTGTGGGTGAGCATAAGGCCAAAAAGGGTTTGATAAGGATGGAAATTGAGGAAGAGCGAGGAATAGTTAAAAACATTGTAATAAGTGGAGATTTCTTTATATACCCCGAGGATATTGTTGAAGAACTTGAAAAACATTTAGTGGGAAAAAAGCTCGAGAAGCTTGAGGCTGCGATAGAGGATTTCTTTTCAGTAAGACATGATGTCGAGATGCCTTACCTGAACGTTGAAGATTTTAAAATAGCCCTTAGAAAAGCTTTGGAGGAATACCGATGGGAAGGAAGTTAA